The following are encoded in a window of Trichomycterus rosablanca isolate fTriRos1 chromosome 13, fTriRos1.hap1, whole genome shotgun sequence genomic DNA:
- the lpin1a gene encoding phosphatidate phosphatase LPIN1 isoform X1, with the protein MQSEEEAEAYDDELNENETSWTWSRTMNYVGQLAGQVFVQVKELYRGLNPATLSGCIDVIVVRQPDGSLQCSPFHVRFGKMGVLRSREKVVDIEINGEPVDLHMKLGENGEAFFVKEAETNEEVVPSHLATSPIMTDGSTLMESQLGKGASHLNEPVTRTPGESVCSSGDSGLTKKRRKRRKKSKLDTVKREGNGDSDDEDMFTMEMSSDEDADTTASRATSHESYAEQMSSGPSRSSYTQSKAYTPCNQDWTCVQSTRMKQTCTLTVPANGGLSSSCPQQASVFPTEKSQGIGSLPSTPKSDSELMVRQMSTGKPENPEMLWAWGELPQAAKPMFKQPASIPMSDSTHFRTITGDGMVDNEDENAPALGAEGATASAPAPSTEVEAIGVEAIGVAACLLSNLEDERHSPALQGASKTDSPSKRKDKKSRHLGSDGVYLDDLTELEPEVAALYFPKSDGPGCVRGKTEQRSANQSPQSVGSSGMDSGMDSYSDQADLPNITISLCGGLTENREITTEEFQEKAVSYQEFADNPSIIDDPNLVVKIGTKYYNWSTAAPVVLAMQVFQKPLPKAAVENVMKEKMPKKGGRWWFSWRGRNSNSRSESAESEEHASSSGIGLKDESSSSDDDSRAAQQNLACSESEPQSTSSVCYRKTLRLSSEELASLQLKEGPNDVVFSVTTQYQGTCRCEGTIYLWNWDDKIVISDIDGTITRSDTLGHILPTLGKDWTHQGIARLYHKVSQNGYKFMYCSARAIGMADMTRGYLHWVNERGTMLPQGPVLLSPSSLFSALHREVIEKKPEKFKIECLTDIKNLFYSNTEPFYAAFGNRATDVYSYKEVGVPLNRIFTVNPKGELIQEHAKTNISSYGRLCEVVDHVFPLLIRGDTSDFPCSDTYSQFTYWREQLPALDQDAENGEGD; encoded by the exons AGTCGGACCATGAACTACGTGGGACAGCTGGCCGGACAGGTGTTCGTGCAGGTAAAGGAGCTGTACCGAGGCCTGAACCCTGCCACCCTGTCCGGCTGCATCGATGTGATCGTGGTGCGGCAGCCCGACGGCTCTTTGCAGTGTTCGCCCTTCCACGTGCGCTTCGGCAAGATGGGTGTGCTGCGCTCCCGGGAAAAAGTG GTCGACATAGAGATCAACGGCGAGCCGGTCGACCTCCACATGAAACTGGGGGAGAACGGCGAAGCTTTCTTCGTCAAGGAGGCCGAGACGAACGAG GAGGTTGTCCCGTCCCATCTGGCGACGTCCCCTATAATGACCGACGGCTCGACTCTAATGGAGTCCCAGCTGGGAAAAGGTGCGTCTCACCTGAACGAGCCCGTAACCAGGACCCCCGGCGAGTCCGTGTGCTCCTCGGGAGACAGCGGTTTGACgaagaaaaggagaaaaagaagGAAGAAGTCCAAACTCGACACCGTGAAGCGAGAGGGAAACGGAGACTCGGATGATGAGGACATGTTCACCATGGAGATGAGTTCTGACGAGGATGCAGATACCACAGCGAGCAG agcTACGTCGCATGAATCCTACGCTGAGCAGATGAGCAGTGGTCCCTCCAGGAGTTCCTATACACAAAGCAAAGCATACACACCATGCAACCAAGACTGGACTTGTGTACAAAG CACAAGAATGAAGCAGACCTGCACGCTGACAGTCCCAGCTAACGGCGGCCTGTCCAGCTCCTGTCCACAACAAGCCTCTGTATTTCCCACTGAAAAGAG CCAAGGAATTGGCTCCTTACCCTCCACACCCAAGAGTGACTCTGAGCTGATGGTCAGACAGATGTCTACAGGGAAGCCGGAGAACCCTGAGATGCTGTGGGCTTGGGGAGAGCTCCCTCAGGCCGCCAAG CCCATGTTCAAGCAGCCCGCATCGATCCCCATGTCGGACAGCACGCATTTCCGCACCATTACTGGAGATGGGATGGTGGACAACGAGGACGAAAACGCTCCGGCGCTCGGGGCCGAAGGGGCGACAGCATCAGCACCCGCTCCTTCTACGGAGGTGGAAGCCATCGGTGTGGAAGCCATCGGTGTGGCGGCTTGTCTATTAAGCAACCTGGAGGATGAACGGCACAGTCCAGCGCTTCAGGGCGCCAGCAAGACTGACTCGCCGTCGAAGAGAAAAG ACAAGAAGAGTCGTCACCTCGGATCGGACGGCGTGTATCTGGACGATCTTACGGAGCTGGAGCCAGAGGTAGCGGCGCTTTATTTTCCTAAAAG TGATGGTCCAGGGTGTGTTCGGGGCAAGACTGAGCAAAGGAGTGCCAATCAGTCTCCCCAGTCAGTTGGCAGCAGTGGGATGGACAGCGGTATGGACAGCTATTCTGACCAAGCAGACCTGCCCAATATTACCATCTCTCTTTGTGGAGGACTGACCGAGAACCGAGAGATCACTACAG AGGAATTTCAGGAGAAGGCTGTATCCTATCAGGAGTTTGCCGACAACCCGTCGATTATTGACGACCCCAACCTGGTTGTAAAAATCGGAACCAA GTACTATAACTGGAGTACAGCAGCTCCTGTAGTGCTGGCAATGCAGGTTTTCCAGAAACCCCTGCCAAAG GCTGCGGTGGAGAACGTCATGAAGGAGAAGATGCCCAAGAAAGGCGGACGCTGGTGGTTTTCGTGGCGGGGGAGGAACAGCAACTCCAGATCG GAATCTGCCGAGAGTGAAGAGCACGCCTCATCATCTGGAATTGG GTTAAAGGATGAATCCTCCTCGAGTGATGACGACAGTAGAGCGGCGCAGCAGAATTTAGCATGCAGCGAGTCTGAGCCCCAGAGTACGAGCAGCGTTTGCTATCGGAAGACCCTCCGCTTATCTTCGGAAGAGCTG GCCAGTCTGCAGCTCAAAGAGGGCCCCAATGATGTGGTCTTCAGCGTGACTACGCAGTACCAGGGTACCTGTCGCTGTGAAGGCACCATCTATTTGTGGAACTGGGATGATAAGATTGTGATTTCGGATATAGACGGCACCATCACCAG ATCGGATACCCTGGGACACATTCTGCCAACACTGGGCAAAGACTGGACCCATCAAGGAATTGCCCGGCTGTACCACAAAGTTAGCCA GAACGGCTACAAGTTTATGTACTGCTCGGCTCGAGCGATCGGTATGGCCGATATGACCAGAGGCTACTTGCACTGGGTTAACGAGAGAGGCACCATGCTACCTCAGGGTCCCGTTCTTCTCAGCCCTAGCAGCCTGTTCTCTGCGCTGCACAG GGAGGTCATAGAGAAAAAGCCAGAGAAGTTCAAGATCGAGTGTCTGACTGACATTAAGAACCTGTTCTATTCAAACACTGAGCCTTTCTACGCTGCGTTCGGAAACAGGGCAACG GACGTTTACTCGTATAAGGAGGTGGGCGTGCCACTGAACAGAATCTTTACGGTGAATCCTAAAGGAGAACTCATCCAAGAACATGCCAAGACCAACATATCATC GTACGGGCGTTTGTGCGAGGTGGTGGATCACGTCTTCCCTCTGCTGATCAGAGGCGACACCTCGGACTTCCCCTGTTCGGACACCTACAGCCAGTTCACCTACTGGAGAGAGCAGCTACCGGCACTGGATCAGGACGCAGAAAACGGCGAGGGGGACTAG
- the lpin1a gene encoding phosphatidate phosphatase LPIN1 isoform X2, translating into MNYVGQLAGQVFVQVKELYRGLNPATLSGCIDVIVVRQPDGSLQCSPFHVRFGKMGVLRSREKVVDIEINGEPVDLHMKLGENGEAFFVKEAETNEEVVPSHLATSPIMTDGSTLMESQLGKGASHLNEPVTRTPGESVCSSGDSGLTKKRRKRRKKSKLDTVKREGNGDSDDEDMFTMEMSSDEDADTTASRATSHESYAEQMSSGPSRSSYTQSKAYTPCNQDWTCVQSTRMKQTCTLTVPANGGLSSSCPQQASVFPTEKSQGIGSLPSTPKSDSELMVRQMSTGKPENPEMLWAWGELPQAAKPMFKQPASIPMSDSTHFRTITGDGMVDNEDENAPALGAEGATASAPAPSTEVEAIGVEAIGVAACLLSNLEDERHSPALQGASKTDSPSKRKDKKSRHLGSDGVYLDDLTELEPEVAALYFPKSDGPGCVRGKTEQRSANQSPQSVGSSGMDSGMDSYSDQADLPNITISLCGGLTENREITTEEFQEKAVSYQEFADNPSIIDDPNLVVKIGTKYYNWSTAAPVVLAMQVFQKPLPKAAVENVMKEKMPKKGGRWWFSWRGRNSNSRSESAESEEHASSSGIGLKDESSSSDDDSRAAQQNLACSESEPQSTSSVCYRKTLRLSSEELASLQLKEGPNDVVFSVTTQYQGTCRCEGTIYLWNWDDKIVISDIDGTITRSDTLGHILPTLGKDWTHQGIARLYHKVSQNGYKFMYCSARAIGMADMTRGYLHWVNERGTMLPQGPVLLSPSSLFSALHREVIEKKPEKFKIECLTDIKNLFYSNTEPFYAAFGNRATDVYSYKEVGVPLNRIFTVNPKGELIQEHAKTNISSYGRLCEVVDHVFPLLIRGDTSDFPCSDTYSQFTYWREQLPALDQDAENGEGD; encoded by the exons ATGAACTACGTGGGACAGCTGGCCGGACAGGTGTTCGTGCAGGTAAAGGAGCTGTACCGAGGCCTGAACCCTGCCACCCTGTCCGGCTGCATCGATGTGATCGTGGTGCGGCAGCCCGACGGCTCTTTGCAGTGTTCGCCCTTCCACGTGCGCTTCGGCAAGATGGGTGTGCTGCGCTCCCGGGAAAAAGTG GTCGACATAGAGATCAACGGCGAGCCGGTCGACCTCCACATGAAACTGGGGGAGAACGGCGAAGCTTTCTTCGTCAAGGAGGCCGAGACGAACGAG GAGGTTGTCCCGTCCCATCTGGCGACGTCCCCTATAATGACCGACGGCTCGACTCTAATGGAGTCCCAGCTGGGAAAAGGTGCGTCTCACCTGAACGAGCCCGTAACCAGGACCCCCGGCGAGTCCGTGTGCTCCTCGGGAGACAGCGGTTTGACgaagaaaaggagaaaaagaagGAAGAAGTCCAAACTCGACACCGTGAAGCGAGAGGGAAACGGAGACTCGGATGATGAGGACATGTTCACCATGGAGATGAGTTCTGACGAGGATGCAGATACCACAGCGAGCAG agcTACGTCGCATGAATCCTACGCTGAGCAGATGAGCAGTGGTCCCTCCAGGAGTTCCTATACACAAAGCAAAGCATACACACCATGCAACCAAGACTGGACTTGTGTACAAAG CACAAGAATGAAGCAGACCTGCACGCTGACAGTCCCAGCTAACGGCGGCCTGTCCAGCTCCTGTCCACAACAAGCCTCTGTATTTCCCACTGAAAAGAG CCAAGGAATTGGCTCCTTACCCTCCACACCCAAGAGTGACTCTGAGCTGATGGTCAGACAGATGTCTACAGGGAAGCCGGAGAACCCTGAGATGCTGTGGGCTTGGGGAGAGCTCCCTCAGGCCGCCAAG CCCATGTTCAAGCAGCCCGCATCGATCCCCATGTCGGACAGCACGCATTTCCGCACCATTACTGGAGATGGGATGGTGGACAACGAGGACGAAAACGCTCCGGCGCTCGGGGCCGAAGGGGCGACAGCATCAGCACCCGCTCCTTCTACGGAGGTGGAAGCCATCGGTGTGGAAGCCATCGGTGTGGCGGCTTGTCTATTAAGCAACCTGGAGGATGAACGGCACAGTCCAGCGCTTCAGGGCGCCAGCAAGACTGACTCGCCGTCGAAGAGAAAAG ACAAGAAGAGTCGTCACCTCGGATCGGACGGCGTGTATCTGGACGATCTTACGGAGCTGGAGCCAGAGGTAGCGGCGCTTTATTTTCCTAAAAG TGATGGTCCAGGGTGTGTTCGGGGCAAGACTGAGCAAAGGAGTGCCAATCAGTCTCCCCAGTCAGTTGGCAGCAGTGGGATGGACAGCGGTATGGACAGCTATTCTGACCAAGCAGACCTGCCCAATATTACCATCTCTCTTTGTGGAGGACTGACCGAGAACCGAGAGATCACTACAG AGGAATTTCAGGAGAAGGCTGTATCCTATCAGGAGTTTGCCGACAACCCGTCGATTATTGACGACCCCAACCTGGTTGTAAAAATCGGAACCAA GTACTATAACTGGAGTACAGCAGCTCCTGTAGTGCTGGCAATGCAGGTTTTCCAGAAACCCCTGCCAAAG GCTGCGGTGGAGAACGTCATGAAGGAGAAGATGCCCAAGAAAGGCGGACGCTGGTGGTTTTCGTGGCGGGGGAGGAACAGCAACTCCAGATCG GAATCTGCCGAGAGTGAAGAGCACGCCTCATCATCTGGAATTGG GTTAAAGGATGAATCCTCCTCGAGTGATGACGACAGTAGAGCGGCGCAGCAGAATTTAGCATGCAGCGAGTCTGAGCCCCAGAGTACGAGCAGCGTTTGCTATCGGAAGACCCTCCGCTTATCTTCGGAAGAGCTG GCCAGTCTGCAGCTCAAAGAGGGCCCCAATGATGTGGTCTTCAGCGTGACTACGCAGTACCAGGGTACCTGTCGCTGTGAAGGCACCATCTATTTGTGGAACTGGGATGATAAGATTGTGATTTCGGATATAGACGGCACCATCACCAG ATCGGATACCCTGGGACACATTCTGCCAACACTGGGCAAAGACTGGACCCATCAAGGAATTGCCCGGCTGTACCACAAAGTTAGCCA GAACGGCTACAAGTTTATGTACTGCTCGGCTCGAGCGATCGGTATGGCCGATATGACCAGAGGCTACTTGCACTGGGTTAACGAGAGAGGCACCATGCTACCTCAGGGTCCCGTTCTTCTCAGCCCTAGCAGCCTGTTCTCTGCGCTGCACAG GGAGGTCATAGAGAAAAAGCCAGAGAAGTTCAAGATCGAGTGTCTGACTGACATTAAGAACCTGTTCTATTCAAACACTGAGCCTTTCTACGCTGCGTTCGGAAACAGGGCAACG GACGTTTACTCGTATAAGGAGGTGGGCGTGCCACTGAACAGAATCTTTACGGTGAATCCTAAAGGAGAACTCATCCAAGAACATGCCAAGACCAACATATCATC GTACGGGCGTTTGTGCGAGGTGGTGGATCACGTCTTCCCTCTGCTGATCAGAGGCGACACCTCGGACTTCCCCTGTTCGGACACCTACAGCCAGTTCACCTACTGGAGAGAGCAGCTACCGGCACTGGATCAGGACGCAGAAAACGGCGAGGGGGACTAG